The following DNA comes from Magnolia sinica isolate HGM2019 chromosome 18, MsV1, whole genome shotgun sequence.
TTAGAGAAGATTACCATAACCGTCCAACTTTTGTTAAGATGACGAAAATGCCCTTCCCATCATTCCCGTTGCATTTGAATACACTACTGACGACAGGAAGATCATCGGGTATTTGATTGTACCATAAGTTGTgatacaccttttttttttttttttctctagacAACATGTACAAATTGGATTACTCAGAATatcagcatggcccacctagtgaatgGACCAGCTTGATTTTCATCACAGGAACCTTTTTCTCACAGATTGGATGTTCTACAAATGTAATGGTATTGTAGAAAAGAAGGGTGATATCATCAATGACCATTTCTCACAGCAAAATTGTATTTTTCGTTCTTACTAATATAACAAGATATGGAAAGCAGATTCCATGTCTTCATCTCATTTTGAATAAGTGGCACACATGAATCAAATGTAGACCGTCTATGTCACGGTTTCGATAGTGGttgggcatggtccaaaaatcaaaaGTGGTTAGGCAGTTCTAGACCTGTGCTTGATGGCATACGAATGAATGCTAAAAGACAAAATCCAGCATCGATAAGGGAGAAAAGgcccatttattagatggttaaaatagaataattaaaaatgaatggTCAACAGTCAATCAACAGATGAGTCCGCTGGATGAATGGTTCATATCAACATACAGATATGCCACGTGTGGTAGACAATCTAGAGGCACCAAAATGCCTTGACTTTAGAGGCAGGTAATCCGCTCTCCACGGATTGAGCTTTTGGAATTAGAAAAGAAGGTTTTCTAGAAATTAGAATACATCTGGACATTACTGAAATAAAATACAACGAGAGTTACGGCTGTGGATTAGGGGCTTTCTCATTGACCCAAACCTTTCATATGAGGGTCCccacctaggtgggccacacccaaaaatCTCTTGAATGAAATAATTTCAATCCTTTGATTATTCAAAGGTTAAGGTTAGACGGTTCTCATTTAAAGGAAAAAAGCCAAATGATCAAAGAATTAAAATATTTCATAAGATTTCTATATTTTAGTTATCCTACACCCAAGGTTAGATTGAGACCTATCATATAAACAATTTCAGGTATTGATGCTCTGGAAGAGTGTGATGATTGATAGACAAGCATTGAGATTTTTGTgaataagttgtaatgtggtgaCCCTTTTTTAGACAGATCACTATTTTGATGATTGATGGATGGGCATGTTTTAGACGGTCGAGATGAAAATAACCAACAGTCtgaattcaacaaacaagtgtccctcgacatgaagaactaatgtgcttttttaatgatgatctacatacaGTGGGGCCCAGAACTTGGAGAGTTTGATTAGAGTTAATTAATGCCACGTGGAGGGACACAACTTACTCATATCTCTGAGATTCAGGatgtttttttaaattaaaaaaaaaaaaaaaacttattaagtctatccgtttttccatctcatttgagACATGAACCCAAATGTAAGGAAGACCTAAgatttaagtgggccgcatcacaagtgaaatgaggattgaatgctcacctttAAAACCTCTAACAAATTTTGGATtaggttaatatttttgttttcccttagggcccgtttggccgggtggattggaagggattgaatggtattaggttggatggcatggatttctaggtaatgatggtgttgtcagtggattgtctggagatccatgggattgatatgtccctggattgctatatccagtctgtttggcgcgcccggccaatcccggtattaaaccttctcatccattccaatccctcaaaccaaacacgtccaggcaattttgaaggattagggtggattggatgggatttaaatgtaatgatggtgttgacAGCGGATTGTCCagagatacatgggattgggatcagatcaccaactctgtttggcacgctaggccaatcccgggatttgacttccaatcccttccaataccatccaatcccttccaatccgaccggccaaacgggcccttatccAATTTCAAGgcattggatggaatataaacatctcGGTGATGGGCCAGGATGTTTTCTGACCGTAGCTGTTTCCATACCCGCtgttcttatggtatggcccactttaagTAGCCAGCCCATAAAATAAGCCGGAGAAATgaaatggatataacacaaacatcatagtgggctccacacgttACAGGGAAGTCACGCCCACCTCGGAGaacctgtgtatcaaccatcactctTGCCACGGTATCAAAAAACTCCCTTTGCAATTACATTACCACCAAGTTGGAATGTTGAATTTCAAAGGATTATAAAATGAAAGGGAGGGAAATTCCCACTAGCACGTGCTGGGCAATGCAATCGCAATTTGGTGATTTCCAATCGAAACAAGTCATACATCCAAAAGCAAATcacaagaaattcaaaattggGGTTCGTGATCTGGAAAAGGGGCTGATGATACGGGTGTTTGTTTGGGCCATGGATTTTGAATTAGTCGGGCCAGCCCTATTCAAAAGCTGGGTCTTTCGTGGGCCCGAAGGGGCTGACAGCCCAGACGTGGATACTTTGGTCATGTCCTTTTAAAAGAGCGGAGGGCATATTGGTCAATCCGCATTTTAGGTTGTTTAAACTGCAAAGGACTTACCTTACAACCAAGCGATTAGGTTGGAGGGAAAGATCATTGATCTCTTTCTCTATTTTCTAAGATAAGAAAAACAAACGAAGTTTGAAACTTCAAACCCAAggaaaaaactaataataataataagagagagagagagggatgattggggaaaagaaagaaagagagctgTAATATCTCTCTAATATAACAGCTAGTGAGTGGAGAAAGCTGGCGAGAGTAGCATGTGCCATGTACAAACAATCCAATCTCTCTCTCACGCATCGCTATTAGTTGAATAATTAAATATTAATCACGATTAGTGCTGCCATTAAGCTGCTAACGGAAGCCCGTCTTGGACGGATTCgtttgcaatctctctctctttgtttctttttttctcgAAGTCGATGTgagaaatgaaaaaaggaaagCAGGCGCTGAAAGGAAAACAAGAGGCAGTGGACGAGAGGGagattattattatctttgctacctcgatttgatctctctctctctctcttctctctctctctctctctctctctctctctctgctggtGTTAGCGTTATTAACCTACGCCACATCTCTCCAACCTTCTTATCACCTGTCCTCCTTCGACTGCCACCTCTCCGCCTCTGTTTTTCTCTCCTCATCTATAATGGCCGTTCAAGCTCAATACCCATCAAATGTCCTGCTCCTTaacaggttctctctctctctctctctctctctcaatctgcaTCTCCATCTCtaatgttttctttttctttttctttttttcttttttgggtcgtTGCAGAAACGGGCAGGAGAGGAAGAACATGCTCGGAGGAGATTACTCGATGCAAACACAGGGAGGGGGATTCATCGATCAATCCCAGGTGCTATTTAGCAATGGAGGTGTGATGGGTTTTCTCTATTTACCATTCTCCTTCCCATTCTAGCTTGATTTGGTCGATTCTAACGTGCGGTCCCTCGTGCTTCTTCGCAGCTGGCGGTAACCCACGGAAGAGGGGAAGAGAAGCTGTTGCCTCTGCAGCGGCAGCGGCAGCGACGCCTATCAATCTCTTCTCATTACAGCCTCAGCCTCCGCCGCATCCAACGGTCGTAAACCTCGCGCAGCTCCAGAACCAGCAGCCTGCCGTAGTTTCTACAGGCCTTCGTTTGGCTCCCGAATCCCATCAGCAGCAGATGGAtcttctccttccttcttccattATCTCCTCCTTCCTTTCAGAAGATCTTTCCACCCAAATGAAACAACAGAGAGACGAAATCGACCGATTCCTTCAAGCCCaggtattgaaaaaaaaaaaaaaaaaaccattcccTTTCTGGGTTTTTCCTCTCTTTGAATTTGTTGCGTTTTTCCGATTCAATCCGTTCAAAAAACCGGTGCCTGGTGCAGGGAGACCAGCTGCGGCGCACGTTAGCAGAGAAGCGCCGGAGCCACTACCGTGCTCTGCTGGCCGCAGCGGAGGAGTCGGCCGTGCGGAGGATGCGGGAGAAGGAGGCCGAGGTGGAGAAGGCCGCGCGGCGCAACGCGGAGCTGGAAGAACGGGCGGCGCAGCTTAAGGCAGAGGCGCAGGTTTGGCAGGCGAGGGCAAGGTCGCAGGAAGCCGCCGCGGCGTCTCTGCAAGCCCAGCTGCAGCAGGCGATGATGGGCGGGCAGGCGCAAGATAGGAGGGGGGAAGAACTAGGGTGCGCCGGGGGTGACAACACGCCCGCGGACGACGCGGAATCCGCTTACATCGACCCTGGCCGAGCCGTTTCGGCCGTGCCAGTGTGCCGGGCGTGCCGGAGACGGGCCGTGTCGGTAGTGCTGCTACCGTGTCGGCATCTTTGCCTTTGCACAGACTGCGACACGGCCGTTGAAACCTGCCCGCTCTGTCACTCTGTCAGAAGCGCCAGCGTGGAGGTCTACCTGTCGTAATTGTAAAGAAAGACAGGGACAAATTTGGAAAGTAATTTAATTCCACTAATAAAAACACGAAAAATATAAATGCCGTTATCTTTTTGAGCGTTTCGGTACTCGAACCGGATACGGGTTTTTCTATTAACTCGGGTCTCTAAGTGGGTAATGTATATTGGTGGTGTCGTTTGATGAGGaaatcttttccttttctttttctttttcgtttttttttttttttttttttgaaattcaattCATATATAGAAATTCTTTTTATATATGCGTTTTTCTTTCACGTTCTGTTCATGAGTTTGGTCTTTCTGTCTTCGTTTTAGGTGTGGAATCGGATTCGGGAGGTTGGAACTATGGTTGAGGCTGCTGTACGCGTGGGTGCGCGTTACCCATGCCGAAGTTACCACTACACGTGTGGTAGTAACTTCTTTCGCGGCGACATGCCCGAAGTTATCATCCATTTGTAGGACCCTCCACGAGGATCAGCTGGTGCAAAAATCAGTCCtgtccgttcattaggtgggccagaccGGACGGAAATCCTTTACAATACCTGTTTTTAGAACAGCAATAATGTGGGGCGTGGGTggggcccatcctgatgtattatatattttatccatgccgtccatccattttgacagatcaatTTAGGTTGTGAGCCTCAACAGTATGCAGATagaaggatcaagtggaccacaccacaggaagcggtgtggattgaactcctaccgttgaaatcttcataggccccaccgtgattaaGTAAAAAacttaaatatcaacttgatgcaaTACTTCTGTGGCCTtagggaagttttcaacggtagactttcaatccccactgctgcctgttgtgtggtacacttgagcctttgatctctcctttttgggctcatggcctaaattgatctttcagaatggatggacggcgtggataaaacatatacatcactgagggccccacaaagcccctgacGTGACCATCCGTCTCTAGCTTGGTAGACCCACCCCGCTTCCAGTGATGTGGGACCTATCATTTTCATGGTTCTGATGTCCAGCAGAAGTGGATGCTAGCGAGAaagatgggaaacggattggctccctccccctgccaccagcctggtggctggtggtcggtgctccgtgggccccaccatgatgtatgtgtcacatcaattcggttcatccatttttacggatcattttaggccttgatcccaaaaacgagagggatataaatctcaagttgaccgcaccctaggaaaacaatagtgattggatatccaccattaaaatcctcctaaggcccactgcactgtttatttgacatccaatctgttgattaggtcatacaggcccagatgaagggaaaaaacaaaaatcagcttgatccaaaacttttatggctccctaAAGGTTTCTGTTTCTTGtagcgtggtccatttgagattgggatatacctcatttttggtcttataccataaaatgatctcgaaaaatagatggacggcatggatgaaacacatacatcatggtggagggGGAGTGGCGAATCCGTTCCCAGAAAGATGATACCATAACATAACTCGTGGTCTTGGTGCCTGTAGACGATCAATTCTCTCCCCGTACGTCTCCGTGATGCTTTGGTTATCGTGCTGACGTAGTTTATCTTGTCCAACCAAGCAgatcggtgggcccaccttaCAGTAAACTAAgttattcatctggtgggcccaatcATCAAATAGGCAATGACTCCAATATCTATCCTATTAGCATGATCCTGGCCATCCGATTGGTGGCCTTGCAAATGGATGATAGGCAACGGTCCCAATTTAACGAGCAAAGGATAAGCCCCCGCCGACGGTTATGATCATCTGATGTCTCTTTCATAGGACCTCCAACTCACCCGGCCAACCGCATTTCATGCTCctaaaggtggacctcacatacatTGGTCCCACATTTTTCTTTTCCGTACAAGGTATTGTACGATACTACAGGTCTGTACTTGTAGCGATCCAGACCATTAAGCCGGATTACCTGATGATGGATTAAACATGCTCAAAAACTCCCCCGAATCTGAAGATCTTATCCGTCGGTGAATACAGATTGTTTAACCAACAGTCCATAttcaacaagaaagaatccaaccACAGGTCCACAGCACGCGAAAGCTTTTTCGGTGGGGGAGCGTACGACCGGTCCCATCGGACGACTAGTGGGGATTCCCAGAACAGTTAGCCTATGTGCAGATGAACATAGcgttaggtggaccacaatattCGACAGGCCCATCAAACGTAACATCCAATTGCCAAAATAATTCCACTGCTTGTAGCAGACTAGGCATTTAAAGGtcgtgatttagggcccacctggtcGACCATGCTCCATGTTCTAGCTTTTAAAACCTACCAAAAGTGAGCCCGGGTCTAGTTCACGTAGACAAGCGGCATTGGGCCCTGTCTAGCTTTCTTACTTGTCGTTCTTTCTTATGTACAGTACCACGATGGAGTTGCTGAGCGCGGCTTCAGTGGATACGCGGATCCACCGAAGTGGGTGGAATTCCTGACTATGGGGCCACCCTGAAGAATATGCCttacatcaacaccgtccatccgttttattagctcattttaggactccatgattaaaatgaagaagatgaaaatctcaagtagaccacaccagaggaaaaaaTGGTTATTAAATACGCACCGtttaaaaattcttgggagccactcgaatttttatttcccatccaacctattgataagatcacaaagatctggatgaagggaccacataaaTAACAGCTTTATCAATAACTTTTatggtccacaagaagttttttaatggtcccttaccactatttcttgtggtgtggtccacctgagattttgacctgctttatttttgggatcattccatgaaataagctcaaaaaacagattgacagcgtggatgtaaggcacatacatcacggtgggcctcacagtcaggTATCGACCCACCTCTGTGGAtccggatccaccgaagccgcgcccgaaTTTGCTGATATTGCGCATTCGTGGCCCCACCACCGTTAGATCGATAATGGATGGTGatgagatgtgggtcccaccatgtccTGCAACCTGCTACAATTTTCATTCACGCATTCCCTATATTGCATAGAATCAGTCATACGTATGCGGATCTTTTTGTTTTTAGACGGTGGATATCGTTTAAacggaattatttgatactctggcagagtgcgaTGCTCcctacgcaggcac
Coding sequences within:
- the LOC131233298 gene encoding BOI-related E3 ubiquitin-protein ligase 1-like, producing MAVQAQYPSNVLLLNRNGQERKNMLGGDYSMQTQGGGFIDQSQVLFSNGAGGNPRKRGREAVASAAAAAATPINLFSLQPQPPPHPTVVNLAQLQNQQPAVVSTGLRLAPESHQQQMDLLLPSSIISSFLSEDLSTQMKQQRDEIDRFLQAQGDQLRRTLAEKRRSHYRALLAAAEESAVRRMREKEAEVEKAARRNAELEERAAQLKAEAQVWQARARSQEAAAASLQAQLQQAMMGGQAQDRRGEELGCAGGDNTPADDAESAYIDPGRAVSAVPVCRACRRRAVSVVLLPCRHLCLCTDCDTAVETCPLCHSVRSASVEVYLS